One Candidatus Limnocylindrales bacterium DNA window includes the following coding sequences:
- the bfr gene encoding bacterioferritin, which translates to MKAKEGVINFLNNALTNELTAINQYFIHAQMCKHWGYERLYHKHREEAIEEMKHAEELIDHILYLEGVPNMQRLGTVSVGETVLEQLNLDLKLEQDSVTLLNTAIAHCASVSDNTTRYKLEKILRSSEEHIDWIETQLATIQQIGLENYLTEQIKK; encoded by the coding sequence ATGAAGGCAAAAGAGGGAGTCATTAACTTTCTAAATAATGCCTTAACCAATGAATTGACGGCGATCAATCAATACTTTATCCATGCACAGATGTGTAAACACTGGGGATATGAACGGCTTTATCATAAACATCGTGAGGAAGCTATTGAAGAAATGAAACATGCAGAAGAACTCATCGACCATATTCTTTATCTCGAAGGTGTTCCCAATATGCAACGACTGGGCACCGTCAGTGTGGGTGAAACGGTTCTAGAACAACTCAACTTGGATTTAAAACTCGAACAAGATTCGGTTACCTTACTGAATACCGCCATTGCCCATTGTGCCAGTGTAAGTGATAACACAACCCGATATAAACTCGAGAAAATCCTGAGAAGCAGTGAAGAGCACATCGATTGGATTGAAACTCAGCTCGCGACCATCCAGCAGATTGGGTTGGAGAATTATCTCACAGAACAGATTAAGAAATAG
- a CDS encoding adenylate/guanylate cyclase domain-containing protein, which yields MGKRKYKILYVDDELQNLIVFQETFRKEYQVFTATSGEEGLNILRREKDIPLIITDQRMPHMTGIQLLEKTIPEFPDIIRMILTGFTDIEALIEAINTGQVYRYITKPWDERELRVTIKRGLETYEISQQNKRLLKELEIKNQELEKKVAELKAALKKIELLESIEGLMGKFVPESVKQILRSYSDSAALKKIALEKQEKDVSILFLDIEGYTKMSQRLDQIQVNHLVERYFSSFVDDIYENGGDIVETAGDGLMILFQDDNTIKHTIAAVRTALAITSKVHKINEELKNDYEPILINIGINSGVAFVGSTKFQGIAGTRWAYTAVGPTTILAARLGACARGGTILISRETAERVKTLFKLEEMGPQSLKNISEAVPVYKVVETLIP from the coding sequence ATGGGAAAAAGAAAATATAAAATCCTCTACGTAGATGATGAACTCCAGAATTTGATCGTCTTCCAAGAGACCTTCCGGAAGGAATATCAAGTATTTACAGCTACCTCTGGAGAGGAAGGATTAAACATCCTACGAAGAGAGAAAGACATTCCTCTGATTATCACCGACCAGAGGATGCCTCATATGACCGGAATTCAGCTTCTCGAGAAAACTATCCCAGAGTTCCCGGATATAATTCGAATGATCCTTACGGGATTTACAGATATCGAGGCCTTAATTGAGGCCATCAATACCGGTCAGGTCTATCGATATATTACCAAACCCTGGGATGAGCGGGAACTGCGGGTCACCATTAAGCGGGGTTTGGAGACTTATGAAATAAGCCAACAAAACAAGAGATTACTTAAAGAACTTGAAATCAAAAACCAGGAGCTGGAAAAGAAGGTTGCCGAGCTCAAGGCAGCTCTTAAGAAAATAGAATTATTGGAAAGTATCGAAGGGCTGATGGGCAAGTTTGTCCCGGAATCTGTGAAACAGATCCTTCGATCCTATTCAGATAGCGCAGCCTTGAAGAAGATCGCTCTGGAAAAGCAGGAGAAAGATGTATCTATCCTCTTTCTGGATATTGAAGGCTATACTAAAATGAGTCAGAGACTGGATCAAATTCAGGTGAATCATCTGGTTGAAAGATACTTCTCCAGTTTTGTAGATGATATTTATGAAAATGGGGGAGATATCGTCGAAACTGCCGGAGATGGCCTAATGATCCTCTTTCAAGATGATAATACTATTAAACATACCATAGCTGCTGTGAGGACCGCTCTGGCCATTACAAGCAAAGTTCATAAAATAAATGAGGAATTAAAAAACGACTATGAACCTATTTTAATCAATATCGGGATCAACTCTGGAGTTGCTTTTGTAGGCTCAACCAAATTTCAGGGAATTGCCGGAACCCGCTGGGCCTATACCGCCGTGGGTCCTACTACGATCTTAGCAGCCAGACTTGGAGCCTGTGCAAGGGGCGGGACTATCTTAATCAGTAGAGAGACGGCCGAGCGCGTTAAGACGCTGTTTAAACTTGAAGAGATGGGACCCCAATCCCTTAAAAATATCTCGGAAGCTGTTCCGGTTTATAAAGTTGTAGAGACCTTAATCCCTTAA
- a CDS encoding multicopper oxidase domain-containing protein: protein MKKYGILLGVMILLEVLFLAVSAPAVERHYWIAADEVMWDYAPSFPVNLMTGEEFDQEQRTFVEKGIGRIYLKAVYREYLPGFAALKPRSPEEAHLGILGPIIRAEVGDTVKVHFRNNTRFPLSIHPHGVFYDKNSEGSPYADGTILKADDAVPPFGGTHTYIWRILPRAGPGPMDPSSIVWVYHGHTHETADSNSGLIGPIIITRKGSAKIDGSPIDVDREFVSLFTIFDENESLYLEENIARCTKGPCNRDDEDFKESNLKHSINGLLWGNNTGYVMRMGEHVRWYLIAMGTEVDIHTPHWHGVTVLHQGSRLDVIELFPATTKTVDLIPDDPGNWMFHCHVNDHIKAGMMTLFTILP, encoded by the coding sequence ATGAAAAAATACGGGATACTTTTAGGGGTTATGATCCTGTTGGAAGTCCTGTTCTTAGCCGTTTCAGCCCCAGCCGTAGAGCGTCACTATTGGATTGCAGCCGATGAAGTGATGTGGGACTACGCCCCATCCTTCCCCGTAAACCTGATGACAGGAGAGGAATTTGATCAAGAGCAGCGAACCTTTGTGGAAAAAGGTATTGGTCGGATCTACCTTAAGGCAGTGTATCGGGAGTATCTACCCGGTTTTGCAGCCTTAAAACCCCGTAGTCCTGAAGAAGCCCACTTAGGCATCCTTGGGCCGATCATCCGGGCCGAGGTGGGAGATACCGTTAAAGTCCACTTTCGTAACAATACCCGTTTCCCCCTCAGTATTCACCCCCACGGGGTGTTCTACGATAAAAATTCTGAGGGTTCTCCCTATGCCGATGGAACCATCCTCAAAGCCGATGACGCAGTTCCTCCATTTGGGGGAACCCACACCTATATATGGAGAATTCTACCACGTGCAGGTCCTGGTCCTATGGACCCAAGTTCCATCGTTTGGGTTTATCACGGCCACACCCATGAAACTGCAGATAGTAATAGTGGACTAATCGGCCCTATCATCATCACCCGGAAAGGAAGTGCTAAAATCGATGGAAGTCCCATCGATGTAGACCGGGAATTCGTTTCCCTATTTACTATCTTTGATGAGAACGAGAGCCTCTACCTGGAAGAAAATATTGCCAGGTGTACTAAAGGTCCCTGTAACCGGGATGACGAAGACTTTAAAGAAAGTAATCTTAAGCACAGTATTAACGGCCTTCTATGGGGCAACAATACCGGCTACGTAATGCGAATGGGAGAGCATGTACGCTGGTACCTCATTGCCATGGGAACCGAAGTAGATATACATACACCCCACTGGCATGGAGTAACCGTTCTCCATCAGGGGAGTCGTCTGGACGTTATAGAATTGTTCCCAGCTACCACTAAAACGGTAGACTTAATCCCAGATGATCCGGGAAACTGGATGTTTCATTGCCATGTTAATGATCATATCAAGGCGGGGATGATGACCCTTTTTACTATCTTACCATAA
- a CDS encoding FMN-binding protein, producing MLKTYVAPTSRLNRPFFRNLRGILLLVFMGVSPSSVAGELISREEALALVFPGAEFKAERIFLTEQQRKEAANLAGTEVPNALIARYLALKEGNLIGYAYVDTHTVRTKKESLLISLDEKGRVKRVEVIVFMEPREYQAPPEWYRQYQGKSLDEELNLQRAIHPLAGATLTSIAANQAVRRVLAIHQVLQGDIHP from the coding sequence ATGCTTAAAACCTATGTGGCCCCAACTTCTCGGCTAAACCGGCCATTTTTCCGAAATCTAAGGGGGATACTCCTCCTGGTCTTTATGGGAGTAAGTCCTTCTTCAGTGGCCGGAGAGCTGATCAGCCGGGAAGAGGCCCTGGCTTTGGTTTTTCCGGGTGCCGAGTTTAAAGCTGAAAGGATTTTTCTCACAGAACAACAAAGAAAAGAAGCAGCTAATCTGGCCGGTACAGAGGTACCGAACGCCTTAATTGCCCGTTATCTGGCCCTTAAAGAAGGTAACCTAATCGGTTATGCCTATGTGGATACCCACACCGTAAGAACGAAGAAAGAGAGCTTGCTCATTTCCCTGGATGAAAAAGGGAGGGTCAAGCGGGTGGAAGTCATTGTCTTTATGGAACCCCGGGAGTATCAGGCTCCTCCAGAATGGTACAGGCAATATCAGGGTAAATCCTTGGATGAAGAATTAAACCTGCAGCGGGCCATTCATCCTCTGGCCGGGGCTACACTCACCTCCATCGCAGCCAATCAAGCTGTACGGCGAGTGCTTGCCATCCATCAGGTTCTCCAAGGGGATATTCATCCATGA
- a CDS encoding (2Fe-2S)-binding protein, which yields MFVCLCKGITESRVREFGRSGIVTPDEIASALGIDDESCCGRCMRNIESFVSLAISAWNMAVTCPTQDPDCLK from the coding sequence ATGTTTGTTTGCTTATGCAAGGGGATTACAGAATCACGCGTACGAGAGTTTGGTCGATCTGGAATCGTAACTCCAGACGAAATTGCTTCTGCACTGGGTATTGATGACGAGAGTTGCTGTGGACGATGTATGCGGAATATAGAATCCTTTGTAAGTCTTGCCATCAGTGCGTGGAATATGGCCGTTACCTGCCCGACTCAAGATCCTGATTGCCTGAAATAG
- a CDS encoding multicopper oxidase domain-containing protein: MEKVRRSLVKRLLMSSILLAMAGAFWVLPSGWKPDFHLGSTSQALPVREYTLISREVEWEVAPGYTYKALTFNGSIPGPTIEAIEGEIIRVKFKNELSEPHSIHAHGVQYEFQHDGTYPHTPSGAVPPGGEFVYEWKAVPGTWFYHDHSEKGIEATRKGMYGAIIVHPKNEQVKPDRDFILFYADLEPEITGFTDHPFSAFNGKAGMGNTPVLKSRVGDLVRFRLINLMDEPHTFHIHGHRWEYNGKLVDTVSVLPGETATFEFKEDVPGQWAYHCHFLTHMEEGMMGMYEVSPK; the protein is encoded by the coding sequence ATGGAGAAAGTACGTAGGAGTCTTGTAAAACGACTCTTAATGAGTTCAATTTTACTGGCTATGGCGGGCGCTTTCTGGGTTCTGCCTTCAGGATGGAAACCCGATTTCCATCTGGGATCGACCAGCCAGGCCCTTCCGGTGAGGGAGTATACCCTGATCAGCCGGGAGGTGGAATGGGAAGTCGCACCGGGATACACCTATAAAGCGTTGACTTTCAATGGGAGTATTCCGGGTCCTACCATTGAAGCAATCGAAGGGGAGATCATTCGGGTTAAATTCAAAAATGAGCTCTCAGAACCTCACAGCATTCATGCCCACGGAGTTCAATACGAGTTCCAGCATGATGGAACTTATCCCCATACTCCCAGTGGAGCCGTTCCTCCTGGAGGGGAGTTTGTGTATGAATGGAAAGCCGTGCCTGGAACCTGGTTTTACCACGACCATTCTGAAAAAGGGATAGAGGCGACCCGAAAAGGGATGTATGGCGCCATTATCGTCCATCCCAAAAACGAACAGGTTAAACCCGATCGGGACTTTATCCTTTTTTATGCCGATCTGGAACCTGAGATCACCGGTTTTACCGATCACCCCTTTTCAGCCTTCAACGGAAAGGCAGGAATGGGAAATACCCCGGTGCTGAAAAGCCGGGTCGGAGACTTGGTTCGGTTCCGATTGATTAATCTCATGGATGAACCCCATACCTTTCATATTCACGGTCACCGCTGGGAGTATAATGGAAAATTGGTGGATACCGTTTCCGTCCTCCCCGGAGAAACGGCTACCTTTGAGTTTAAGGAAGATGTCCCCGGTCAGTGGGCCTATCACTGCCATTTTCTAACCCACATGGAAGAAGGTATGATGGGTATGTACGAAGTTTCCCCGAAATAG